Proteins from a genomic interval of Lacticaseibacillus pabuli:
- a CDS encoding amino acid ABC transporter ATP-binding protein: protein MIKIEHLDKNFAEHHALKDISVAFPEHKTTVILGPSGSGKSTLLRSLNLLERPEKGTFDFDEIHIDYAKPITEQTILKVRQRTEMVFQQFNLFPHLTVLQNIIEGPVHVLKKDKAACITEAKELLAKVGLADKADVFPSQLSGGQAQRVAIARSLAMHPEYIFLDEPTSALDPELELEVLKVLLQIAREQQSMIIVTHNMAFARKVADQILFVEDGNIEFNGTTDEFFNAKNERIQTFVSAMTFANLE from the coding sequence ATGATTAAAATTGAGCATTTGGATAAAAATTTTGCGGAGCACCACGCGCTCAAAGACATCTCAGTGGCATTTCCGGAACACAAAACGACAGTGATTCTTGGCCCATCCGGATCAGGAAAATCTACGTTATTGCGCAGTTTGAATTTGTTGGAACGCCCTGAAAAGGGAACCTTTGATTTCGACGAGATTCACATCGACTACGCCAAGCCCATTACTGAGCAAACGATTTTGAAGGTGCGCCAGCGAACGGAAATGGTGTTCCAGCAGTTCAATTTATTCCCGCACTTGACGGTCCTGCAAAACATTATCGAAGGTCCTGTGCACGTACTCAAGAAGGATAAGGCGGCCTGCATTACTGAAGCGAAGGAATTACTCGCCAAGGTTGGCTTGGCTGACAAAGCAGACGTCTTTCCCAGCCAACTCTCTGGTGGTCAGGCGCAGCGAGTGGCGATTGCCCGCAGTCTCGCGATGCATCCGGAGTATATCTTTTTGGATGAACCCACGAGCGCGCTGGATCCCGAACTTGAGCTCGAAGTACTGAAGGTATTGTTGCAGATTGCTCGTGAACAGCAATCCATGATTATTGTCACCCATAACATGGCCTTTGCACGAAAGGTCGCCGATCAGATTTTGTTCGTAGAAGACGGAAACATTGAATTCAACGGCACCACCGATGAATTCTTTAACGCCAAGAACGAACGGATTCAGACCTTTGTGTCGGCCATGACCTTTGCCAATTTGGAATAG
- a CDS encoding amino acid ABC transporter permease — MNVWHIITSSTPEILAAGLKYTLPIAIISFILGLLLALLTALARISRRGGWFNIVKWLCGFYIWLFRSTPLLVQLFIVYFGLPYLKIKGILPRGIQMSPVMAGILTFTLNTGAYCSETIRGAIESIPTGQWEAAASIGMTRGLALRRIIIPQAVRVSLPPLANSFISLVKDTSLAASITIVEMFEVSQQIAATNYQPLIMYSLVAVYYAVACSLLAWLQKYLEKWTGRYTRSTN, encoded by the coding sequence ATGAACGTTTGGCACATCATTACCAGTTCCACGCCGGAGATATTAGCGGCGGGATTAAAATATACCTTACCTATTGCCATTATTTCTTTTATCTTAGGTCTATTGCTCGCCTTGTTAACCGCCCTGGCGCGGATTTCGCGACGCGGGGGTTGGTTTAACATCGTCAAGTGGTTGTGTGGGTTCTACATTTGGCTTTTCCGGAGCACACCACTGCTCGTCCAGTTATTCATCGTATACTTTGGCCTGCCATACTTGAAAATCAAGGGGATTTTACCCCGCGGCATTCAAATGAGTCCCGTGATGGCGGGGATTCTGACCTTTACGCTGAACACTGGGGCGTACTGTTCCGAAACGATTCGGGGTGCGATTGAATCCATCCCCACTGGTCAATGGGAGGCCGCAGCCAGCATCGGGATGACCCGTGGATTAGCATTGCGCCGGATCATCATTCCCCAGGCTGTCCGCGTTTCGCTGCCACCACTGGCAAACAGCTTTATCAGCCTGGTCAAGGACACCTCACTGGCAGCTTCCATTACCATTGTTGAAATGTTTGAAGTGAGTCAGCAAATTGCCGCGACGAACTACCAGCCGCTGATTATGTACAGTCTAGTCGCGGTTTATTACGCGGTTGCCTGCAGTCTGCTCGCTTGGCTCCAGAAGTATTTGGAGAAGTGGACCGGCCGTTACACGCGGAGTACCAATTAG
- the accA gene encoding carboxyltransferase subunit alpha, whose product MGVNRMTDAMATVKAARAPRAYTTRGLIDSMVTDFIEQHGDRNGGDDAAIIGGTGWLGNRGVTVIATNKGETLEERLQTNFGGPSPSGYRKAERLMRQAAKFNRPIITLINTSGAYPGREAEEGGQGEAIAHTLLTATQLPVPLIAVIIGEGGSGGALAFALGDRVWMSDQSMYSILSPEGFASILWKDSKRSAEAAAVMGLTPQDLLAKGVVERIIPDTGMQFGYDLRAALMPELDVLCAKEPAELIAQRRLRFRKF is encoded by the coding sequence ATGGGGGTGAATCGCATGACTGATGCAATGGCAACGGTGAAAGCTGCACGTGCACCACGGGCGTATACCACCCGTGGCCTGATTGATAGCATGGTGACCGATTTTATCGAGCAGCACGGCGATCGTAATGGTGGGGACGACGCGGCAATTATTGGCGGTACCGGCTGGTTAGGTAATCGCGGTGTCACCGTGATTGCTACGAATAAGGGTGAGACGCTGGAAGAACGGCTCCAAACTAATTTTGGCGGTCCGAGTCCCAGTGGTTACCGTAAGGCGGAGCGGCTGATGCGCCAGGCAGCAAAGTTTAACCGCCCCATTATCACCCTAATTAACACATCTGGGGCCTACCCAGGTCGTGAGGCGGAGGAGGGCGGCCAGGGTGAGGCCATCGCGCACACGTTGCTCACTGCCACGCAGTTGCCTGTCCCACTCATTGCCGTCATTATTGGTGAAGGTGGTTCTGGTGGTGCGCTGGCCTTTGCACTCGGAGACCGTGTCTGGATGTCTGACCAGAGTATGTACTCGATTCTGTCCCCCGAAGGATTTGCATCCATTCTGTGGAAGGATAGTAAGCGAAGCGCTGAGGCAGCCGCGGTGATGGGCTTAACGCCACAAGACCTGCTTGCAAAGGGCGTTGTCGAACGCATTATTCCGGATACGGGGATGCAGTTTGGCTATGATTTGCGAGCAGCGCTAATGCCCGAACTGGATGTGCTGTGCGCAAAAGAACCTGCAGAACTGATTGCGCAACGGCGACTGCGATTCCGTAAATTTTAG
- a CDS encoding acetyl-CoA carboxylase carboxyltransferase subunit beta yields MARLSLTGLRREAALPGNLWARCGYCGHIHYRNKFGAASVCPDCGYGLRIGAAKRISMLTDTFIPWFADLDLKAEPTFPGYAEKRRRAQTTSGQVESVTVGLATIQGQQCGLGVMSTDFMMGSLGAVAGEKLTRLFERALELRLPVVVLCASGGARMQEGIVSLMQMAKVSAAVAAHDAAGLLYISVITDPTMGGVTASFAMQGDIILAETHAMIGFTGRRVIESTIKQKLPGDFQRAETVQEQGFIDKVVGREELAGTLGQLLRLHGGESHD; encoded by the coding sequence ATGGCGCGCCTTTCCCTGACCGGACTGCGGCGTGAAGCGGCCTTGCCTGGGAACCTCTGGGCACGCTGCGGCTATTGCGGACACATCCATTACCGTAATAAATTTGGTGCAGCCAGTGTGTGCCCAGATTGTGGTTATGGCTTGCGCATTGGCGCGGCCAAACGAATTAGCATGCTAACGGACACCTTTATCCCGTGGTTTGCGGATTTGGATTTAAAGGCTGAACCGACATTTCCTGGCTATGCTGAGAAACGCCGACGGGCACAAACCACGAGTGGTCAGGTGGAAAGCGTGACGGTGGGTCTGGCGACAATCCAGGGGCAACAATGTGGGCTGGGTGTAATGTCTACTGATTTCATGATGGGGAGTCTGGGCGCAGTTGCCGGCGAAAAATTGACCCGTTTGTTTGAACGCGCCTTGGAACTACGGTTGCCCGTCGTGGTTCTCTGTGCCAGTGGGGGTGCCCGGATGCAAGAGGGCATTGTGTCCCTGATGCAGATGGCCAAAGTGTCGGCCGCGGTTGCGGCGCACGACGCAGCGGGTTTGTTGTATATCAGTGTTATAACGGATCCAACGATGGGCGGTGTTACCGCCAGTTTTGCGATGCAGGGGGATATTATCCTGGCCGAAACGCACGCGATGATTGGATTTACCGGCAGACGCGTGATTGAATCCACTATTAAGCAAAAGCTTCCTGGTGATTTCCAGCGAGCAGAAACGGTCCAAGAACAGGGCTTTATTGACAAAGTCGTTGGTCGGGAAGAACTTGCCGGCACGTTAGGACAACTTTTACGACTCCATGGGGGTGAATCGCATGACTGA
- a CDS encoding acetyl-CoA carboxylase biotin carboxylase subunit → MFTKVLVANRGEIAVRLIQTLAEMGIQSVAVYSTADKHALHVKLADESVCIGPPRATDSYLNMRNVVSAAVLTGADAVHPGFGFLSENADFAELCEQAGICFIGPSASSIRQLGDKAVARQTAAALGVPVIPGSDELPNVEYAVAWSRDHGFPLLIKAAGGGGGKGIRLVHDEAELVAQFVRTKAEATATSGNASLYLEKVISPAKHVEVQVVGDQAGHVWVFPERDCSLQRNKQKILEMSPSLQMTAEQREQLQQLAYKITRGTKYVNAGTIEFLQDEAGAFYFMEMNTRIQVEHPVSELVTGIDLLATQIRVAAGVDLPGGNRNIAPRGVAIECRINAEDPLHGFAPAAGKVRNVTWPLGGNGVRIDSGITAGDDISPFYDSMVAKLIASAPDAQQAWVRIARMLSQFHVSGVPTTRGLLHDLVRDETVQAGAASTEYLTTEWLPDWLDKSEEASI, encoded by the coding sequence ATGTTTACGAAGGTACTCGTAGCAAATCGCGGTGAAATTGCGGTGCGTTTGATTCAAACGCTAGCCGAAATGGGTATCCAGTCTGTTGCGGTCTATTCAACGGCCGACAAGCACGCCTTGCACGTGAAATTAGCCGATGAATCAGTCTGTATCGGACCGCCGCGGGCAACGGACTCGTATTTGAACATGCGCAATGTTGTTTCGGCAGCTGTTTTGACAGGGGCGGACGCGGTACATCCTGGGTTCGGCTTCTTGTCTGAAAATGCGGACTTTGCGGAATTGTGCGAACAAGCAGGCATTTGTTTTATCGGCCCGAGTGCTTCTAGTATTCGTCAGCTCGGTGATAAGGCTGTGGCACGGCAAACTGCCGCAGCTCTCGGGGTTCCCGTGATTCCTGGCTCTGATGAGTTGCCCAACGTTGAATACGCAGTTGCATGGTCCCGTGACCACGGTTTTCCGCTCTTAATTAAGGCGGCAGGCGGTGGTGGCGGTAAGGGCATTCGTCTGGTTCATGACGAGGCAGAACTCGTTGCTCAGTTTGTGCGGACAAAGGCCGAAGCCACTGCAACGTCTGGCAACGCGAGTTTGTATCTGGAAAAGGTCATTAGTCCAGCCAAACACGTGGAAGTACAAGTGGTTGGGGATCAGGCCGGGCACGTGTGGGTATTCCCGGAGCGCGACTGTTCGCTGCAACGCAATAAGCAAAAGATCTTGGAGATGTCGCCTAGTTTGCAAATGACAGCGGAACAACGTGAGCAATTGCAACAGTTGGCCTACAAGATTACGCGTGGCACGAAGTACGTCAATGCGGGTACAATCGAGTTTCTGCAGGATGAGGCGGGCGCCTTTTACTTTATGGAAATGAACACTCGAATTCAGGTCGAACATCCAGTCAGTGAGCTCGTGACTGGCATTGATTTGCTGGCGACCCAGATTCGCGTCGCGGCGGGGGTCGATTTACCTGGGGGAAACCGCAATATTGCACCACGGGGCGTCGCTATCGAGTGTCGCATTAACGCTGAGGATCCCTTGCACGGCTTTGCCCCTGCAGCAGGCAAAGTGCGCAATGTCACGTGGCCACTCGGCGGCAACGGGGTCCGCATCGACAGCGGCATCACTGCGGGGGATGACATTAGTCCCTTTTACGATTCAATGGTTGCCAAGTTGATCGCCAGTGCGCCGGATGCACAGCAGGCCTGGGTGCGGATTGCCCGCATGTTAAGTCAATTCCATGTGAGTGGCGTCCCCACGACACGCGGGTTGTTGCACGATCTTGTACGTGATGAAACGGTTCAGGCAGGGGCGGCAAGCACAGAATACTTAACGACGGAATGGTTACCCGACTGGCTTGATAAATCTGAGGAGGCGAGCATTTGA
- the fabZ gene encoding 3-hydroxyacyl-ACP dehydratase FabZ, translating into MLDATEIMAILPHRYPMLMIDRVLELDPGKHIVAKKNVSVNEEIFQGHFPGNPTFPGVLQLEAMAQTGAVVLLQMPEFKGKVAYLGGIKKAKFRKMVRPGDTLRIEVELTKLIDSAGIGIGKVYVGDDLASSAELTFAVQ; encoded by the coding sequence ATGCTTGATGCAACAGAAATCATGGCAATATTGCCACACCGTTACCCCATGCTGATGATTGACCGGGTGTTGGAACTCGATCCCGGCAAGCACATCGTGGCTAAAAAAAACGTCTCGGTGAATGAAGAAATTTTCCAAGGTCATTTTCCAGGTAATCCAACCTTCCCGGGGGTTCTTCAGCTTGAAGCGATGGCACAAACTGGTGCGGTTGTGTTACTCCAGATGCCAGAATTCAAGGGCAAGGTCGCTTACCTGGGCGGCATAAAGAAAGCAAAGTTCCGTAAGATGGTTCGGCCAGGCGATACACTGCGCATTGAAGTTGAGTTGACCAAACTCATTGATTCTGCAGGGATTGGAATCGGCAAGGTGTACGTTGGGGATGATTTGGCCTCCAGCGCTGAACTAACCTTCGCGGTGCAGTAA
- a CDS encoding acetyl-CoA carboxylase biotin carboxyl carrier protein produces MSDHKEPTMVGENEVRQIIDQFNASNLSKLDWQFGDGRLVLERQLIAPQVNATPVVAAAVETVAAAQPTEPKMGATIDAPLVGVVYLTPEPGKPQFVQPGDQVKAGDVVCIIESMKMMNEIRSDVNGTVKAILTQNEELVEFGQALIEIEEDAHA; encoded by the coding sequence ATGTCTGATCACAAGGAACCTACTATGGTGGGTGAAAATGAAGTGCGACAAATCATTGACCAATTTAACGCTAGCAATCTAAGTAAACTGGATTGGCAGTTTGGCGATGGTCGCCTTGTTCTCGAAAGACAACTGATCGCGCCACAAGTGAATGCGACGCCCGTTGTAGCCGCTGCGGTTGAAACCGTAGCCGCGGCGCAACCGACGGAACCCAAGATGGGGGCAACCATTGATGCCCCCTTAGTCGGTGTCGTTTACCTCACGCCTGAACCGGGCAAGCCACAGTTTGTGCAACCAGGTGATCAGGTTAAGGCCGGTGACGTGGTCTGCATCATTGAGTCGATGAAGATGATGAACGAAATTCGCAGTGATGTAAATGGCACCGTGAAAGCCATTCTGACCCAAAACGAAGAACTGGTGGAATTTGGCCAGGCATTGATTGAAATTGAGGAGGACGCCCATGCTTGA
- the fabF gene encoding beta-ketoacyl-ACP synthase II — MRRVVVTGMGTVNPLGNDLPTSVQAMLTDHVGIAPITKFDATETGISVAGELKDFDVTARIDRKLSKRLDGFTQYALYSAIEAAEQAQLTAETVDPERLAVIYGSGIGGLTTIQNQVTKMNAKGPKRVSPMFVPMSIINMAPGVLAQHFGAHGASYAVVTACASGTSAIGQAMQHIRCGAADVVITGGAEASVNEIGIAGFAALTALSSATEPQRASLPFGQHRSGFVMGEGAGTLILEEREHALARGAQILGEIVGYGTTSDAYHMTAPNPSGAGAAAAMQMAIADADLAADNIGYVNAHGTGTAANDAMESKAIAQVFADSPVLVSSTKSMTGHLLGAAGAIEAIFTIAGMNSGRLPANVIDDTQDADCPVQLVNQKNAQQDCEYALSNSFGFGGHNAVLAIKRGDAVGGGEEHV; from the coding sequence ATGCGCCGAGTTGTTGTAACAGGAATGGGGACGGTGAATCCCCTTGGAAATGATTTGCCAACATCTGTTCAAGCCATGTTGACTGATCACGTGGGCATTGCGCCCATCACCAAATTTGATGCGACCGAAACTGGCATAAGTGTTGCGGGTGAACTCAAGGATTTCGACGTGACTGCGCGAATTGACCGCAAACTGAGCAAACGGCTGGATGGGTTTACCCAATATGCGCTGTATTCGGCAATTGAGGCGGCTGAGCAAGCCCAATTAACGGCCGAAACAGTTGATCCCGAGCGTTTGGCCGTCATTTATGGTTCCGGGATTGGTGGCTTGACCACGATTCAAAATCAGGTCACCAAGATGAATGCGAAGGGACCCAAGCGCGTGTCACCAATGTTTGTCCCGATGTCAATCATCAACATGGCGCCGGGCGTGCTTGCGCAACACTTTGGCGCGCACGGTGCGAGTTACGCGGTCGTGACGGCTTGTGCTTCTGGCACGAGTGCAATCGGCCAGGCGATGCAGCACATTCGCTGTGGTGCAGCCGATGTCGTTATCACGGGTGGTGCAGAAGCTTCTGTGAACGAAATCGGAATCGCAGGTTTTGCGGCACTGACCGCACTGTCGTCAGCCACAGAGCCACAGCGCGCGAGTTTACCCTTCGGTCAGCACCGTAGCGGCTTTGTGATGGGCGAGGGCGCCGGGACACTTATTTTAGAAGAACGCGAACATGCCTTGGCACGCGGCGCACAAATTCTGGGTGAGATTGTCGGTTATGGTACGACCAGTGATGCTTACCACATGACGGCGCCGAACCCAAGTGGTGCCGGTGCGGCTGCTGCGATGCAGATGGCAATTGCCGACGCGGACCTGGCTGCAGACAATATTGGCTATGTGAATGCGCACGGGACTGGAACCGCAGCGAATGATGCGATGGAATCAAAGGCTATTGCGCAAGTCTTTGCGGATAGTCCAGTCCTGGTGAGTTCCACTAAATCAATGACTGGCCACCTCTTAGGCGCGGCCGGTGCGATTGAGGCCATCTTTACAATTGCAGGAATGAATAGCGGGCGTTTACCAGCCAATGTCATTGACGATACCCAGGACGCGGACTGCCCCGTTCAGCTGGTCAACCAGAAGAATGCGCAGCAGGACTGTGAATACGCGCTCAGCAATTCGTTTGGTTTTGGCGGTCACAATGCGGTTTTAGCCATTAAGCGAGGCGATGCAGTTGGCGGAGGTGAGGAACATGTCTGA
- the fabG gene encoding 3-oxoacyl-[acyl-carrier-protein] reductase, whose translation MNLSGKVALITGSSRGIGAAIARHFAQAGATVVLNASREVPSTLLGEIRQYGNPAMAIAAPVDDAQAAAYMVKQVLDEYGRIDILINNAGITKDALATRMTPEDFADVIAVNLQGSFNVAQPAFKAMQKARSGVIINMSSVVGIGGNIGQANYAASKAGLIGLTKTLAKEGARRQVRVNAIAPGMIETAMTAKLSESVRSNLLTTIPLRRFGRAEDIACAAAFLVANDYITGQVLTVDGGLGI comes from the coding sequence ATGAACTTGAGCGGTAAAGTGGCCCTAATTACGGGGAGTTCCCGTGGGATTGGTGCCGCAATTGCGCGTCATTTTGCACAAGCCGGTGCGACGGTGGTGTTGAATGCTAGCCGTGAGGTACCCAGCACGCTGTTAGGCGAAATTAGGCAGTATGGTAACCCGGCAATGGCCATCGCCGCCCCCGTGGATGATGCCCAGGCCGCTGCCTATATGGTTAAACAAGTGCTCGATGAGTATGGGCGCATCGATATCCTGATTAATAATGCGGGCATTACGAAGGATGCGCTCGCCACGCGCATGACGCCAGAAGATTTTGCCGATGTGATTGCGGTGAACTTGCAAGGCAGTTTCAACGTGGCACAACCGGCTTTCAAGGCCATGCAAAAGGCGCGTAGTGGCGTGATTATCAACATGTCGAGTGTTGTCGGCATTGGCGGGAATATCGGTCAAGCCAACTATGCGGCAAGCAAGGCTGGTTTAATCGGTCTGACGAAAACGTTAGCCAAGGAGGGCGCGCGGCGCCAAGTCCGCGTGAACGCCATTGCACCGGGGATGATTGAGACGGCAATGACTGCCAAACTCAGTGAGTCGGTGCGCAGCAACCTGCTGACGACGATACCGCTGCGGCGATTTGGTAGAGCAGAGGACATTGCGTGTGCCGCAGCTTTCCTAGTCGCGAACGATTACATCACAGGGCAAGTCTTGACGGTTGATGGCGGGCTGGGAATTTAA
- a CDS encoding ACP S-malonyltransferase translates to MRAYLFPGQGAEQAGMGRDYYANDTLFRDVIDQADAVLQFDLPAYLFGDAPLIDHPDWLQPATVAYQVALYRTLSRTVGPAAVLCGLSLGEYGAVIASGMMTLADGLRIVAKRGAAMAQAAHRLPGGMMAIRTDDPDVLALIEEIPEVWVANHNSAKQVVIGGTKGGLLQASAYLSSHGVRSLSLPVAGAFHTPLMAGAQSELQSALAATVVHAAAVPVLSTTTINEFQVSTLREVLTQQIVSPTNFKSAAAALRDGGITSYVELGVKPVLTKLVKQVDANADAMIAPSANTEVKG, encoded by the coding sequence ATGCGAGCATATCTTTTCCCAGGTCAAGGAGCCGAACAGGCGGGTATGGGCCGTGATTATTACGCCAACGATACCCTTTTTCGGGACGTAATTGACCAGGCAGATGCCGTTTTGCAATTTGATTTACCTGCCTATTTATTTGGCGATGCGCCACTAATTGATCATCCAGACTGGTTGCAGCCCGCTACGGTCGCGTATCAAGTGGCCTTGTACCGGACGTTGAGTCGAACCGTAGGACCTGCCGCCGTTTTATGCGGTTTGAGTCTGGGTGAATATGGTGCCGTAATTGCAAGTGGCATGATGACGCTGGCTGACGGCTTGCGGATCGTTGCAAAGCGCGGCGCTGCAATGGCACAGGCAGCCCACCGGTTACCTGGTGGCATGATGGCAATTCGAACCGATGATCCAGATGTATTGGCACTCATTGAGGAGATTCCAGAGGTATGGGTCGCAAATCATAACAGCGCCAAGCAGGTTGTGATCGGCGGGACGAAGGGTGGCCTGTTGCAAGCAAGTGCATACTTGTCGAGCCATGGGGTGCGCAGTTTGAGTTTGCCTGTTGCTGGTGCGTTTCACACGCCATTGATGGCGGGAGCACAATCTGAGCTGCAGTCGGCTTTGGCGGCAACTGTCGTGCATGCCGCGGCGGTGCCGGTACTAAGCACGACCACAATTAATGAGTTCCAAGTTTCGACCTTACGAGAAGTGTTGACGCAGCAGATTGTGAGCCCGACTAATTTCAAATCTGCGGCGGCAGCGTTGCGTGACGGCGGGATTACGTCATACGTCGAACTAGGGGTCAAACCCGTCCTGACAAAACTAGTTAAACAAGTTGATGCAAATGCGGATGCGATGATTGCACCGTCTGCTAATACGGAGGTAAAAGGATGA
- a CDS encoding DUF561 domain-containing protein, translating into MSPLFERLGVKYPIIQGGMAWVAEAHLVAAVSAAGGLGVIGSGHAPADYVRTQIRAVKAQTDRPFGVNVMLLSPHVEEVIQVIEEEHVAVVTTGAGDPARYVPRLRAAGSLILPVVPSVALAKRMVRSGVDGIIAEGMESGGHIGSLTTMALVPQVVDAVDLPVIAAGGIADGRGIAAAMMLGASGVQMGTRFLSAQETQIHPNYKNAVLKAKDVDTLVTGLYVGHAARVLKNPMSRAYLKMERQIAISGTDDYAGVEELGNGALRRAVQEGDNEHGSFMAGQVAGMVDHVQPAAAIVDEVAQQANQLLMNSPVASAWLQ; encoded by the coding sequence ATGAGCCCATTATTCGAACGCCTCGGCGTGAAGTATCCAATTATTCAGGGTGGCATGGCTTGGGTTGCAGAAGCACACCTCGTTGCCGCCGTTTCCGCCGCGGGGGGACTAGGGGTAATCGGCTCTGGCCATGCTCCGGCTGATTATGTACGCACGCAGATTCGCGCAGTGAAAGCTCAAACGGACCGCCCATTTGGGGTGAACGTCATGTTGCTGTCACCACACGTTGAAGAAGTGATTCAGGTGATTGAAGAGGAACACGTTGCTGTTGTGACAACGGGTGCTGGCGATCCAGCACGGTACGTCCCACGGCTTCGCGCAGCTGGGAGTTTGATCTTACCTGTTGTGCCGTCAGTGGCCTTGGCGAAGCGCATGGTGCGCTCCGGTGTCGACGGCATTATCGCTGAGGGGATGGAGTCGGGCGGCCATATTGGTAGCCTGACGACCATGGCGCTTGTGCCCCAGGTGGTGGATGCGGTTGATTTACCCGTCATTGCGGCTGGTGGCATTGCCGACGGTCGCGGGATTGCGGCGGCCATGATGCTTGGCGCCAGTGGGGTCCAAATGGGCACACGTTTTCTCAGTGCCCAGGAAACGCAAATTCATCCCAATTATAAAAATGCCGTGCTAAAGGCAAAAGACGTAGATACGCTTGTTACCGGTTTGTATGTTGGTCATGCGGCGCGCGTGCTAAAGAACCCAATGAGTCGTGCGTACCTCAAGATGGAGCGTCAAATCGCGATTTCCGGTACCGATGATTACGCGGGGGTTGAAGAATTGGGCAACGGGGCGCTGCGCCGTGCCGTGCAGGAGGGCGACAACGAACACGGCTCATTTATGGCGGGACAAGTCGCCGGGATGGTGGATCATGTCCAGCCGGCTGCCGCGATTGTCGATGAAGTTGCGCAACAAGCAAATCAGTTGCTGATGAACAGCCCAGTGGCAAGTGCCTGGCTGCAATAA
- the acpP gene encoding acyl carrier protein translates to MNEQEIFSKIQDIIAEQLDKDKGMVKPETSFKEDLEADSLDVFEIINEIEDEFDVSIDTEQSINTVSDLVKFIEQAA, encoded by the coding sequence ATGAACGAACAGGAAATTTTCAGCAAGATTCAGGACATCATCGCCGAGCAGCTCGATAAGGACAAGGGCATGGTCAAGCCAGAGACCAGCTTTAAAGAAGACTTAGAAGCAGATAGTCTGGACGTCTTTGAAATCATCAACGAAATTGAAGATGAATTTGACGTTTCGATTGATACAGAGCAGTCAATCAACACGGTCTCAGACCTCGTGAAGTTTATCGAGCAAGCCGCTTAA
- a CDS encoding beta-ketoacyl-ACP synthase 3: MRIIETAGVTPHRVATNDELANYMDTNDDWIRSRTGIRERHVAESETTAGMASDVARKLLQRSGKTGADINFIVVATMSPDYQTPAVANLVQAAIGADFASACDLDAACAGFVYAMDYAAGILARQPDTMGMVIGSEVLSREIDWHDRGTAVLFGDGAAGVLVEGTGDNPPSRLRSFGESGLELTAGGAANHSPFSQLPDLPPDFTMNGREIYKFATTTVASELTAFLDQNELAVADVDHFLFHQANARIIEEVGHRLGIKPEQTPINITHYGNTSAASIPLLLNDLAEAGKITRGETLLLCGFGGGLNVAQLLIKY; the protein is encoded by the coding sequence GTGCGCATTATTGAAACTGCAGGCGTCACCCCACACCGGGTGGCGACTAACGACGAACTAGCGAATTACATGGATACCAATGATGACTGGATACGGAGCCGAACGGGAATTCGTGAACGGCACGTTGCTGAGTCTGAAACGACAGCCGGTATGGCAAGCGACGTTGCCCGCAAATTATTGCAGCGGAGTGGCAAAACTGGCGCCGACATTAACTTCATTGTGGTTGCCACAATGAGCCCGGATTACCAAACGCCGGCGGTTGCGAATCTTGTTCAGGCGGCAATTGGCGCAGATTTTGCCTCGGCCTGCGATCTTGATGCGGCTTGCGCGGGATTTGTTTACGCCATGGATTATGCGGCGGGTATCCTAGCGCGGCAACCCGATACAATGGGCATGGTGATTGGCAGTGAGGTCCTCTCCCGTGAAATTGATTGGCACGACCGTGGTACTGCCGTGCTCTTCGGAGATGGCGCTGCCGGGGTGTTGGTAGAGGGTACGGGAGATAATCCGCCCAGTCGACTACGTAGTTTTGGCGAGTCTGGTTTGGAATTAACAGCTGGTGGCGCAGCCAACCACAGCCCATTTAGCCAACTGCCTGATTTGCCCCCAGACTTCACTATGAATGGCCGCGAAATCTACAAGTTCGCCACGACAACGGTGGCGAGCGAGTTGACGGCCTTTCTTGATCAAAATGAGTTGGCGGTAGCCGATGTGGATCACTTTTTATTCCACCAGGCAAATGCCCGCATCATCGAGGAGGTCGGCCACCGGTTAGGCATCAAACCTGAACAAACGCCCATTAACATTACACATTATGGCAACACAAGTGCTGCGAGCATCCCCCTGCTGCTAAATGATTTAGCCGAGGCGGGTAAAATCACTCGCGGTGAAACACTGCTGCTATGTGGTTTTGGCGGCGGACTCAACGTGGCACAACTACTGATTAAATACTAG